A portion of the Micromonospora vinacea genome contains these proteins:
- a CDS encoding RNA polymerase-binding protein RbpA — translation MGERMLRGSRLGAVSYESDRNTELAPRQTREYLCAKGHQFEVPFAVDAEVPTTWECKFDGSVARLVDGSEPEQKKAKPPRTHWDMLLERRSIAELEDILEERLQEVRTRRGRA, via the coding sequence ATGGGCGAGCGTATGCTGCGCGGAAGCCGCCTTGGCGCGGTGAGCTACGAATCCGACCGCAACACGGAGCTCGCGCCGCGTCAGACCCGCGAGTACCTCTGCGCCAAGGGCCACCAGTTCGAGGTGCCGTTCGCCGTCGACGCCGAGGTCCCGACGACCTGGGAATGCAAGTTCGACGGCAGCGTCGCCCGACTCGTCGACGGCAGCGAGCCGGAGCAGAAGAAGGCCAAGCCGCCGCGCACCCACTGGGACATGCTTCTGGAGCGGCGCTCGATCGCCGAGCTGGAGGACATCCTCGAGGAGCGGCTGCAGGAGGTTCGGACCCGCCGCGGCCGCGCCTGA
- a CDS encoding FxsA family protein, giving the protein MRRGLRFVPLALLLAVVLELAVFVGVGRALGFGAAVLLVFAASLLGLVLLRREGMRAWRGFRSAAAAGQPPGGQVTDGLVGLAGAMLLAVPGLVSGLIGLLLLVPPVRRLARAGVRRATERRVSSMVAGDLFGPRTVRVRQGAPQPTPQPEQPVVVDGGRAIEGEIVEPRH; this is encoded by the coding sequence ATGCGCCGAGGACTGAGGTTCGTACCGTTGGCCCTGTTGCTGGCGGTGGTGCTGGAGCTGGCGGTGTTCGTCGGCGTGGGGCGGGCGCTGGGGTTCGGGGCGGCGGTGCTGCTGGTGTTCGCCGCGTCCCTGCTGGGGTTGGTGCTGCTGCGCCGCGAGGGGATGCGCGCCTGGCGGGGGTTCCGCTCCGCGGCGGCGGCCGGGCAGCCCCCGGGCGGGCAGGTGACCGACGGGCTCGTCGGGTTGGCGGGCGCGATGTTGTTGGCGGTGCCCGGCCTGGTCAGCGGGCTGATCGGGTTGCTGTTGCTGGTGCCACCGGTGCGTCGACTGGCCCGCGCCGGGGTGCGACGCGCCACCGAGCGGCGGGTGTCGTCGATGGTCGCCGGTGACCTGTTCGGGCCCCGCACGGTGCGGGTGCGCCAGGGTGCGCCGCAACCGACCCCGCAGCCGGAACAGCCGGTGGTGGTCGACGGCGGTCGGGCCATCGAGGGCGAGATCGTCGAGCCCCGGCACTGA
- a CDS encoding polyprenol monophosphomannose synthase, whose protein sequence is MIQATDTIRRADEVPGVGRVLVVIPTYNEADNIAVIVGRVRRAAPAVQILIADDNSPDGTGAIADALADGDAHVQVLHRQGKEGLGAAYLAGFGWARERGYQAVVEMDADGSHAPEDLPALLAAARDADVVIGSRWTRGARVLNWPLRRLLLSRGGNLYARLALGMPVSDATGGYRVYRISALDAIDLDSVTSQGYSFQVELSRLAHRAGVRIVEVPITFAERERGDSKMSPKIVAEALWRITAWGVRDRRQAVRRGLHGTATGQARWP, encoded by the coding sequence GTGATCCAGGCGACCGATACGATCCGACGCGCGGACGAGGTGCCCGGTGTGGGCCGGGTGCTGGTGGTGATCCCCACCTACAACGAGGCCGACAACATCGCCGTGATCGTGGGCCGGGTCCGGCGCGCCGCCCCGGCGGTGCAGATCCTCATCGCCGACGACAACAGCCCCGACGGCACCGGTGCGATCGCCGACGCCCTCGCCGACGGTGACGCGCACGTGCAGGTGCTGCACCGCCAGGGCAAGGAGGGCCTGGGCGCGGCGTACCTGGCCGGGTTCGGGTGGGCGCGCGAGCGGGGCTACCAGGCGGTCGTGGAGATGGACGCCGACGGCTCGCACGCCCCGGAGGACCTGCCGGCGTTGCTGGCGGCCGCCCGCGACGCGGACGTGGTGATCGGCTCACGGTGGACCAGGGGCGCGCGGGTGCTCAACTGGCCGCTGCGGCGGCTGTTGCTGTCGCGCGGCGGCAACCTGTACGCCCGTCTGGCGCTGGGCATGCCCGTGTCGGACGCCACCGGCGGTTACCGGGTGTACCGGATCAGCGCGTTGGACGCCATCGACCTGGATTCGGTGACCTCGCAGGGCTACTCGTTCCAGGTGGAGCTGTCCCGGCTGGCGCACCGGGCCGGGGTGCGGATCGTGGAGGTGCCGATCACCTTCGCCGAGAGGGAACGCGGCGACAGCAAGATGAGCCCGAAGATCGTGGCCGAGGCGCTGTGGCGGATCACCGCCTGGGGTGTGCGCGACCGGCGTCAGGCGGTACGCCGGGGCCTGCACGGCACGGCCACCGGTCAGGCGCGGTGGCCGTGA
- the lnt gene encoding apolipoprotein N-acyltransferase codes for MTTLDRDETHTPAALPRPVVPGRPLPLRVAVPLAVAAGLALLVAFPPYGLWPLAPVGVALLAAAAHRRRLRAGAGLGFLTGVAFFAPLLAWTNLHTGYLPWVLLSLLQAGYLALLGAATAWVSPLADRARWAWPALTGLLWVGQEALRDRTPFGGFPWGRLAFSQDTSPLLRLAALGGAPLVTFAVALTGGLLVTAAWRGWATARRHVPEHTTPQPADSPLDGPPPARGASGRRWAPVVVPAVVAVALTAGGLLVPVATAGSGATVTVAIVQGNVPRLGLDFNAQRQAVLNNHVDATIELAARVAAGQQRQPDLVVWPENSSDIDPLRNPTAGARISQAADTVGAPILVGAVLLGPGAGQVRNAGILWRPGTGADLDQLYTKRHPVPFAEYVPLRDVARMVSKQVDLIRNDFVPGSTPGVVRAGPAVLGDVICFEVAYDEVVRDTVTGGAQLLVVQTNNATFDVAEARQQMAMVRLRAVEHGRPALMASTVGVSGFVAPDGRVSDATGFNTREVVVRQLRLDDGRTLATRLGWWPEVALAALAAAALVGAAVLRRRQRVRPG; via the coding sequence GTGACGACCCTGGACCGGGATGAGACGCACACCCCGGCGGCGCTGCCCCGGCCGGTCGTTCCCGGTCGGCCGCTGCCGCTGCGGGTCGCCGTACCCCTGGCCGTGGCCGCCGGGCTGGCCCTGCTGGTGGCGTTCCCCCCGTACGGGCTGTGGCCGCTCGCGCCCGTCGGGGTGGCGTTGCTGGCCGCCGCCGCGCACCGGCGGCGGTTGCGCGCCGGCGCCGGTCTGGGCTTCCTGACCGGGGTGGCGTTCTTCGCCCCGCTGCTGGCCTGGACGAACCTGCACACCGGTTACCTGCCGTGGGTGCTGCTGTCACTGCTGCAGGCCGGCTACCTGGCGCTGCTGGGCGCGGCCACCGCCTGGGTGTCGCCGCTGGCCGACCGGGCCCGCTGGGCGTGGCCGGCGTTGACCGGGCTGCTGTGGGTCGGGCAGGAGGCGCTGCGCGACCGCACCCCGTTCGGTGGGTTCCCGTGGGGGCGGTTGGCGTTCAGCCAGGACACCTCGCCGCTGCTGCGCCTGGCCGCGCTGGGCGGCGCCCCGCTGGTCACCTTCGCCGTGGCCCTCACCGGCGGGTTGCTGGTCACCGCGGCCTGGCGGGGTTGGGCAACCGCCCGACGCCACGTGCCCGAGCACACCACGCCGCAGCCCGCTGACAGCCCGCTGGACGGCCCGCCACCCGCCAGGGGTGCGTCGGGGCGGCGGTGGGCGCCCGTGGTCGTACCGGCCGTCGTGGCCGTCGCGCTGACCGCCGGGGGTCTGCTGGTGCCGGTCGCCACCGCCGGGTCCGGCGCCACCGTCACCGTGGCGATCGTGCAGGGCAACGTGCCCCGGCTGGGCCTGGACTTCAACGCCCAACGGCAGGCGGTGCTCAACAACCACGTCGACGCCACCATCGAGCTGGCCGCGCGGGTCGCCGCCGGGCAGCAGCGGCAACCCGACCTGGTGGTGTGGCCGGAGAACTCCAGCGACATCGACCCGCTGCGCAACCCCACCGCCGGGGCGCGGATCTCCCAGGCCGCCGACACCGTCGGCGCGCCGATCCTGGTCGGCGCCGTGCTGCTGGGCCCCGGCGCCGGGCAGGTCCGCAACGCGGGCATCCTGTGGCGCCCCGGCACCGGCGCGGACCTCGACCAGCTGTACACCAAACGCCACCCGGTGCCGTTCGCCGAGTACGTACCGCTGCGCGACGTGGCCCGCATGGTCAGCAAGCAGGTCGACCTGATCCGCAACGACTTCGTGCCCGGAAGCACCCCGGGCGTGGTACGCGCCGGCCCCGCCGTGCTCGGTGACGTGATCTGCTTCGAGGTCGCCTACGACGAGGTGGTCCGCGACACCGTCACCGGCGGCGCGCAACTGCTGGTGGTGCAGACCAACAACGCCACCTTCGACGTCGCGGAGGCCCGCCAGCAGATGGCCATGGTGCGGCTGCGGGCGGTGGAGCACGGACGGCCGGCGTTGATGGCCTCCACGGTCGGGGTGTCCGGGTTCGTCGCACCCGACGGGCGGGTAAGCGATGCCACCGGGTTCAACACCCGGGAGGTCGTGGTGCGGCAGTTGCGGCTCGACGACGGACGCACCCTCGCCACCCGCCTCGGCTGGTGGCCGGAGGTGGCGCTCGCCGCGCTGGCCGCGGCGGCCCTGGTCGGCGCGGCGGTGCTGCGCCGGCGGCAGCGGGTCAGGCCCGGATAG
- a CDS encoding glutamate mutase L, with protein sequence MTLAVCADVGSTYTKVAVVDLAGGVLAGAAAAPTTVGTDVLHGLDAAVAAATAGLGVRDVPWYVCSSAGGGLRLAVIGYEPLVTAQAGRRVGLSAGAHVVHVAAGRLGAADLTALRAARPDVVLLVGGTDGGDADTITHNATRLARARWRRPVVYAGNADVRDQLTGLLRDAGVPVTDADNVLPRIGVLAPASARAAIRAVFLRHVIGGKRLSRGARFARLVRAATPDAVLTGVEVLADTLGGDLAVVDVGGATTDVYSVLTPDERATGPGREVAGSLWRARTVEGDLGMRWSAPGVVRAAAEERLLAAGESDDLSAAAARRAADPAFLAVDDVERAVDRRIATLAATVALRRHARGAATGERAGRDLRDVRLLVGSGGVLRHAPADVSGQVLTAVLADHAGGWALPRAAAAVVDADYVLAAGGLLAEEHRTAAQALLRQHLRAH encoded by the coding sequence GTGACCCTGGCGGTCTGCGCCGACGTCGGCTCCACGTACACGAAGGTGGCGGTGGTGGACCTGGCCGGCGGTGTCCTGGCCGGCGCGGCGGCGGCGCCCACCACTGTGGGCACCGACGTGCTGCACGGCCTGGACGCCGCGGTCGCGGCGGCCACCGCCGGGCTCGGGGTCCGCGACGTGCCCTGGTACGTGTGCTCGTCGGCCGGCGGTGGGCTGCGGCTGGCCGTGATCGGCTACGAGCCGCTGGTCACCGCCCAGGCCGGCCGGCGGGTCGGGTTGTCCGCCGGCGCGCACGTGGTGCACGTGGCGGCCGGGCGGCTCGGCGCCGCCGACCTGACGGCGCTGCGGGCGGCCCGACCGGACGTGGTGCTGCTCGTCGGCGGCACCGACGGCGGCGACGCCGACACCATCACCCACAACGCCACCCGCCTGGCCCGGGCCCGGTGGCGGCGGCCCGTGGTGTACGCGGGCAACGCCGACGTACGCGACCAGCTGACCGGGCTGCTGCGCGACGCCGGGGTGCCGGTCACCGACGCGGACAACGTCCTGCCGCGCATCGGGGTGCTCGCCCCGGCGTCGGCGCGGGCGGCGATCCGCGCGGTGTTCCTGCGCCACGTCATCGGTGGCAAACGACTGTCGAGGGGTGCCCGGTTCGCGCGGCTGGTGCGGGCGGCCACGCCCGACGCGGTGCTCACCGGTGTGGAGGTGCTCGCCGACACCCTCGGCGGTGACCTCGCCGTGGTCGACGTGGGTGGGGCCACCACCGACGTGTACTCGGTGCTCACGCCCGACGAGCGGGCCACCGGGCCGGGCCGGGAGGTCGCCGGCAGCCTGTGGCGGGCCCGCACCGTGGAGGGCGATCTGGGCATGCGGTGGAGCGCCCCCGGGGTGGTGCGGGCCGCCGCCGAGGAGCGGCTGCTCGCCGCCGGGGAGTCCGACGACCTGAGCGCCGCCGCGGCGCGTCGGGCGGCCGACCCGGCGTTCCTGGCCGTCGACGACGTCGAGCGGGCCGTGGACCGGCGCATCGCCACCCTCGCCGCGACGGTGGCGCTGCGCCGGCACGCCCGGGGCGCGGCGACCGGTGAGCGGGCCGGGCGGGACCTGCGCGACGTGCGGCTGCTGGTGGGCTCCGGTGGGGTGCTGCGGCACGCGCCGGCGGACGTGTCGGGGCAGGTGCTGACGGCGGTCCTGGCCGACCACGCCGGCGGGTGGGCGCTGCCCCGCGCGGCCGCCGCGGTGGTCGACGCCGACTACGTGCTGGCCGCCGGAGGGCTGCTCGCCGAGGAGCACCGGACTGCCGCGCAGGCGCTGCTGCGTCAGCATCTGCGCGCGCATTGA
- a CDS encoding hotdog domain-containing protein, with translation MTDARLGVTVTHRRYVPYSHAHYAGNLVDGAYALGLFGDVATEVCIHTDGDEGLFAGYADVRFHAPIHAGDVVQVTARVTRVGTRSRTLELECAVVCRGRPDRSASAAEVLDPPIVAVTATGTVVVPAASVSREE, from the coding sequence ATGACCGACGCACGGCTCGGGGTGACGGTGACGCACCGCCGGTATGTGCCGTACTCGCACGCCCACTACGCCGGCAACCTCGTCGACGGGGCGTACGCCCTCGGGTTGTTCGGTGACGTCGCCACGGAGGTGTGCATCCACACCGACGGCGACGAGGGCCTGTTCGCCGGGTACGCCGACGTGCGCTTCCACGCGCCCATCCACGCCGGGGACGTGGTGCAGGTCACCGCGCGGGTGACGCGGGTGGGCACCCGCAGCCGCACCCTGGAGCTGGAATGCGCGGTGGTGTGCCGGGGCCGCCCGGACCGCTCCGCGTCCGCCGCCGAGGTCCTCGACCCGCCGATCGTGGCGGTCACCGCCACCGGCACCGTGGTCGTCCCCGCCGCCAGCGTGAGTCGCGAGGAGTGA
- a CDS encoding OAM dimerization domain-containing protein, which translates to MSKQIVRPYGDTTGDGMVQVSFTLPVTHDKRAEGAAVQLANKMGIDPAMVVHAKPMGDGFTFFVVYGRVNHLVDLSAVQVVERDFALLSAKDVNTVIKQRLRRKLSVVGACIGTDAHTVGIDAILNVKGIAGEKGLEYYRELKVTNMGAQVSVPELVETARVEKADAVLVSQVVTQRDAHLHNTREMSAAFREAMPAGRRPLLIVGGPRFDETMTDELGVDRIFGRGTTPGEVASYLVHALITQRKAMA; encoded by the coding sequence GTGAGTAAGCAGATCGTGCGCCCGTACGGGGACACCACCGGTGACGGGATGGTGCAGGTGTCGTTCACCCTGCCGGTGACCCACGACAAGCGCGCCGAGGGCGCGGCAGTGCAGTTGGCCAACAAGATGGGCATCGACCCGGCGATGGTGGTGCACGCCAAACCGATGGGCGACGGGTTCACGTTCTTCGTCGTCTACGGGCGGGTCAACCACCTGGTCGACCTGAGCGCCGTGCAGGTGGTGGAACGGGACTTCGCGCTGCTGTCGGCGAAGGACGTCAACACGGTGATCAAGCAGCGGTTGCGGCGCAAGCTGTCAGTGGTCGGGGCGTGCATCGGCACCGACGCGCACACGGTGGGCATCGACGCGATCCTCAACGTCAAGGGCATCGCGGGGGAGAAGGGCCTGGAGTACTACCGGGAGTTGAAGGTCACCAACATGGGCGCGCAGGTCAGTGTGCCGGAGTTGGTGGAGACCGCCCGGGTGGAGAAGGCCGACGCGGTGCTCGTGTCGCAGGTGGTCACCCAACGCGACGCGCACCTGCACAACACCCGGGAGATGTCCGCGGCGTTCCGGGAGGCGATGCCGGCGGGGCGGCGGCCGCTGCTGATCGTCGGTGGTCCCCGCTTCGACGAGACGATGACCGACGAGTTGGGCGTGGACCGGATCTTCGGTCGGGGCACCACCCCCGGCGAGGTGGCCAGCTATCTCGTGCACGCCCTGATCACGCAACGGAAGGCGATGGCATGA
- a CDS encoding lysine 5,6-aminomutase subunit alpha — translation MSKLDLDPVLVARARQLARRAGQPVVDLARSHTTVSVERAVLRLAGVTGADPDGIPWVNRLVDAVAADVGLGHGVAVPVFDALVREGSTDVTLLAQKAAAGSVRFTQPTGRAATAARSAARKAVGAGIRRIDRRRAERDRLVKRHGDPAQRPWIYLIVATGDIYEDIPQAQAAARAGADVIAVIRSTGQSLLDYVPEGATREGFAGTYATQENFRLMRAALDESSKEVGRYVRLTNYASGLCMPEMATLAGLERLDMMLNDSMYGILFRDINPVRTFVDQRFSRQVHARAGIIINTGEDNYLTTADAVDEAHTVTVSQLLNEFFAHEAGLADWQLGLGHAFEINPEVPESFRLELAHALLARELFPDAPLKWMPPTKHMTGDVFRGNLLDGFFNLAGALTGQGILLVGMMTEAVVTPWLSDRDIALQNVRYVLGAAGGLHEDFVPAPGGFIRRRANQVLGEALDLLDRIGEQTLLTAIAEGTFGIMKRPADRGKGLSGVAAHEADYCNPATDILEAAA, via the coding sequence ATGAGCAAGCTTGATCTTGATCCGGTGCTGGTGGCGCGGGCGCGGCAATTGGCGCGTCGGGCCGGGCAGCCGGTGGTGGACCTGGCGCGCAGCCACACCACGGTGTCGGTGGAGCGGGCGGTCCTGCGGTTGGCCGGGGTGACCGGTGCCGACCCGGACGGCATTCCGTGGGTGAACCGGCTCGTCGACGCGGTCGCCGCGGATGTGGGGTTGGGTCACGGGGTGGCGGTGCCGGTGTTCGACGCCCTGGTCCGGGAGGGCAGCACCGATGTGACGTTGCTGGCGCAGAAGGCCGCCGCCGGTTCGGTGCGGTTCACCCAGCCCACCGGGCGGGCGGCGACGGCTGCCCGGTCGGCGGCGCGTAAGGCGGTCGGAGCGGGCATTCGGCGCATCGACCGGCGGCGTGCCGAGCGGGATCGTCTGGTGAAGCGCCACGGTGACCCGGCGCAGCGGCCGTGGATCTACCTGATCGTGGCCACCGGCGACATCTACGAGGACATTCCGCAGGCGCAGGCGGCGGCGCGGGCCGGCGCGGACGTGATCGCGGTGATCCGTTCCACCGGGCAGTCGTTGCTGGACTACGTGCCCGAGGGCGCGACCCGGGAGGGGTTCGCCGGCACGTACGCCACGCAGGAGAACTTCCGGCTGATGCGCGCGGCGTTGGACGAGTCGTCGAAGGAGGTGGGCCGCTACGTGCGGTTGACCAACTACGCGTCCGGGCTGTGCATGCCGGAGATGGCGACCCTGGCCGGGTTGGAACGCCTCGACATGATGTTGAACGACTCGATGTACGGGATTCTGTTCCGCGACATCAACCCGGTGCGCACCTTCGTCGACCAGCGGTTCTCCCGGCAGGTGCACGCCCGCGCCGGGATCATCATCAACACCGGTGAGGACAACTACCTGACCACCGCCGACGCGGTCGACGAGGCGCACACGGTGACGGTGTCGCAGTTGCTCAACGAGTTCTTCGCGCACGAGGCGGGGTTGGCGGACTGGCAGTTGGGGTTGGGGCACGCGTTCGAGATCAACCCTGAGGTGCCGGAGTCGTTCCGGTTGGAGTTGGCGCACGCGTTGCTGGCCCGGGAGTTGTTCCCCGACGCGCCGTTGAAGTGGATGCCGCCGACGAAGCACATGACCGGTGACGTGTTCCGGGGCAACCTGCTCGACGGGTTCTTCAACCTGGCCGGCGCACTGACCGGTCAGGGCATCCTGCTGGTGGGGATGATGACCGAGGCGGTGGTGACGCCGTGGTTGTCCGACCGGGACATCGCCCTGCAGAACGTGCGCTACGTCCTGGGCGCGGCCGGTGGGCTGCACGAGGACTTCGTGCCCGCGCCGGGCGGGTTCATCCGCCGACGCGCCAACCAGGTCCTCGGTGAGGCGCTGGACCTGCTGGACCGCATCGGCGAGCAGACGCTGCTGACGGCGATCGCCGAGGGCACCTTCGGGATCATGAAGCGGCCCGCGGACCGCGGCAAGGGCCTGTCCGGTGTCGCCGCGCACGAGGCCGACTACTGCAACCCGGCCACCGACATCCTGGAGGCCGCCGCGTGA
- a CDS encoding amidohydrolase, whose amino-acid sequence MTNPSTLYRGGVLHCPADPSATALLVSGGRIVWLGTDGDAPPADRVVDLGGALVTPAFVDAHVHATDTGLALSGLELSGVRSAGQLLDAVAGFAAGLPADAVVLGHGWDESGWSDPTLPDAAALDRAAGGRRVYLSQASIHSALVSSALLAACPQAAQAAGYDASGWLRRDAHHVVRAAAQGSVSRAQRVAAQRVALAHAASLGIAAVHECGGPEISDEEDFTGLLGISGAGLPEVYGYWGELGGAARARELGAVGAGGDLFADGALGSRTAHVSQPYGDGDGCGHGYLSAEQVRDHLLDCAAHGMQGGFHAIGDAAIGTVLDGFAAAARTVGVERLRAARHRIEHAEIMNKQLIARFVEYGVVASMQPAFDRLWGGAGRMYETRLGLDRSLESNPMGAMHSVGVALAFGSDSPVTPLDPWGSVRAAVAHHNPAQRMSVRSAFAAHTRGGWRAVHLDAEGVLALGAPATFAVWSTPAGVERGLPVLQAEDPEQRGPDDPTPLPVCRRLVLRGEVIYEEGPS is encoded by the coding sequence ATGACGAACCCCTCGACGTTGTATCGCGGCGGAGTGCTGCACTGCCCCGCCGACCCGAGCGCCACCGCGCTGCTGGTGTCCGGTGGGCGGATTGTCTGGTTGGGGACCGACGGTGACGCGCCGCCGGCCGACCGGGTGGTGGACCTGGGCGGGGCGTTGGTGACGCCGGCGTTCGTCGACGCGCACGTGCACGCCACCGACACCGGGTTGGCGTTGTCCGGGCTGGAATTGTCCGGGGTGCGCTCGGCGGGGCAGCTGCTCGACGCGGTGGCGGGCTTCGCGGCGGGTCTGCCGGCGGACGCGGTGGTGCTGGGACACGGGTGGGACGAGTCGGGCTGGTCGGATCCGACGTTGCCGGACGCGGCGGCGCTGGACCGGGCCGCCGGTGGTCGTCGGGTGTACCTGTCGCAGGCGTCGATCCACTCGGCGTTGGTGTCGTCGGCGTTGCTGGCGGCGTGCCCGCAGGCGGCGCAGGCGGCCGGGTACGACGCGTCGGGCTGGTTGCGGCGCGACGCGCACCACGTGGTGCGGGCGGCCGCGCAGGGGTCGGTGAGTCGGGCGCAGCGGGTCGCCGCGCAGCGGGTGGCCCTGGCCCACGCGGCGTCGTTGGGGATCGCGGCGGTGCACGAGTGCGGTGGCCCGGAGATCTCCGACGAGGAGGACTTCACCGGTCTGCTGGGCATCTCCGGCGCGGGCCTGCCGGAGGTGTACGGGTACTGGGGTGAGTTGGGCGGCGCGGCGCGGGCCCGGGAGTTGGGCGCGGTCGGCGCCGGTGGGGACCTGTTCGCCGACGGGGCGTTGGGTTCGCGCACGGCGCACGTGTCGCAGCCGTACGGCGACGGTGACGGCTGCGGGCACGGGTACCTGTCGGCGGAGCAGGTGCGTGACCACCTGCTGGACTGCGCGGCGCATGGCATGCAGGGCGGGTTCCACGCCATCGGCGACGCGGCGATCGGCACCGTCCTCGACGGGTTCGCGGCGGCGGCGCGGACGGTGGGGGTGGAGCGGTTGCGGGCGGCCCGGCACCGCATCGAGCACGCGGAGATCATGAACAAGCAGTTGATCGCCCGGTTCGTGGAGTACGGGGTGGTGGCGAGCATGCAACCGGCGTTCGACCGGTTGTGGGGTGGCGCGGGCCGGATGTACGAGACGCGGTTGGGGTTGGACCGGTCGTTGGAGTCGAACCCGATGGGTGCGATGCACTCGGTGGGGGTGGCGTTGGCGTTCGGGTCGGATTCGCCGGTGACGCCGCTGGACCCGTGGGGGTCGGTGCGGGCCGCGGTGGCGCACCACAACCCGGCGCAGCGGATGAGTGTGCGGTCGGCGTTCGCGGCGCACACCCGTGGTGGGTGGCGGGCGGTGCACCTGGACGCCGAGGGGGTCCTGGCGTTGGGTGCGCCGGCGACGTTCGCGGTGTGGTCGACGCCGGCGGGGGTGGAGCGGGGTCTGCCGGTGCTGCAGGCCGAGGACCCGGAGCAGCGGGGTCCGGACGACCCGACGCCGCTGCCGGTGTGCCGGCGCCTGGTGCTGCGCGGTGAGGTCATCTATGAGGAAGGGCCGTCGTGA
- a CDS encoding zinc-binding alcohol dehydrogenase — MGLHRVVQPAGVLPQAAWRLDTSAAIAPNEVRIRVQRLNLDAASFRQLSEKHGGNGDAVRAEVLEIIETRGKMQNPVTGSGGMLIGTVEEAGRRSPLGLKAGERVATLVSLTLTPLVITDGLARWDGRSEQVPCDGWAILFARSIAAVLPADEDPQLSLAVLDVCGAPALTARVVSRYVEERRRSGDPTPVRVAVIGGAGKSGSLSLAAARRAGAARTVGVVPVASEHDALTAAGLASVVALADARDPVGLSTAVTTALGAPADVTVVCVDVPGCEHGAVLATADGGTVIFFSMATSFAAAALGAEGLAADVTMLVGNGYVPGHAELALGLLRAEPGVRQLFAARVAAD, encoded by the coding sequence GTGGGACTGCACCGCGTCGTGCAACCGGCGGGGGTGCTGCCGCAGGCGGCCTGGCGCCTGGACACGTCGGCGGCGATCGCGCCGAACGAGGTGCGGATCCGGGTGCAGCGGCTCAACCTGGACGCGGCGAGCTTCCGGCAGTTGTCGGAGAAGCACGGCGGCAACGGTGACGCGGTCCGCGCCGAGGTGCTGGAGATCATCGAGACCCGGGGGAAGATGCAGAACCCGGTGACCGGGTCGGGTGGGATGCTGATCGGCACTGTCGAGGAGGCCGGCCGGCGGTCCCCGCTGGGGCTCAAGGCGGGGGAGCGGGTCGCCACCCTGGTGTCGCTGACGCTGACGCCCCTGGTGATCACCGACGGGCTGGCCCGCTGGGACGGGCGCAGCGAGCAGGTGCCCTGCGACGGGTGGGCGATCCTGTTCGCGCGGTCCATCGCCGCGGTGCTGCCCGCCGACGAGGACCCGCAGTTGTCCCTCGCCGTGCTGGACGTGTGCGGGGCGCCCGCGCTGACCGCCCGGGTGGTGTCGCGCTACGTCGAGGAGCGTCGGCGCAGCGGTGATCCGACGCCGGTGCGTGTCGCGGTGATCGGCGGGGCCGGTAAGAGCGGGTCGCTGTCATTGGCGGCGGCGCGACGCGCGGGCGCCGCCCGTACCGTCGGGGTGGTGCCGGTGGCGTCGGAGCACGACGCGCTGACGGCCGCCGGTCTGGCGTCGGTGGTGGCGTTGGCCGACGCGCGCGACCCGGTGGGGTTGTCCACGGCGGTGACCACCGCGTTGGGTGCGCCGGCGGACGTGACGGTGGTCTGCGTGGACGTGCCGGGGTGTGAGCACGGTGCGGTGCTGGCCACCGCGGACGGCGGCACGGTGATCTTCTTCTCGATGGCGACGAGCTTCGCCGCGGCCGCGTTGGGCGCGGAGGGGTTGGCGGCGGACGTGACGATGCTGGTGGGCAACGGGTACGTGCCGGGGCACGCGGAGTTGGCGCTGGGGCTGCTGCGGGCCGAGCCGGGGGTGCGTCAGCTGTTCGCGGCGCGGGTCGCGGCAGACTGA